A part of Marinomonas rhizomae genomic DNA contains:
- a CDS encoding 5-oxoprolinase subunit PxpA produces MKLNCDMGEAFGTWQMGLDDQIMPFVDQANIACGFHASDPLTMAKTVALAKQHNVTIGAHPAYPDLVGFGRRNMDIAPAELKALIQYQIGALKGICESQNTHVDYVKPHGALYNTMMADFAVLDTVMQAVSELDATLTLMVMAVPEAPEIKKMAKKYGLNVWFEAFSDRLYTDEGRLTPRKEPNAVHASFDLIEKQVEQLCETGTLTTSSGKQLAIHADTICVHGDGAHAVDAVTRIRTLVDRQNQTNAK; encoded by the coding sequence ATGAAATTAAATTGTGATATGGGCGAAGCGTTCGGCACTTGGCAAATGGGCTTAGACGATCAAATCATGCCATTTGTTGATCAAGCAAACATCGCTTGCGGCTTTCACGCTTCCGACCCATTGACCATGGCAAAGACCGTTGCCTTAGCAAAACAGCACAATGTCACCATTGGCGCGCATCCAGCTTATCCGGATTTGGTTGGCTTCGGTCGTCGTAATATGGATATTGCTCCCGCTGAATTAAAAGCGTTGATTCAATATCAAATTGGCGCCTTAAAAGGCATCTGCGAAAGCCAAAACACCCATGTGGATTACGTCAAACCTCATGGCGCTTTGTACAACACCATGATGGCTGATTTCGCTGTGTTAGACACAGTGATGCAAGCAGTAAGCGAACTAGACGCTACATTGACATTAATGGTGATGGCCGTGCCAGAAGCCCCTGAGATTAAGAAGATGGCCAAGAAATACGGTCTCAACGTTTGGTTTGAAGCTTTCTCTGATCGCTTATACACAGACGAAGGTCGACTCACGCCCCGTAAAGAACCAAATGCCGTTCACGCCAGCTTTGATTTGATCGAAAAGCAAGTCGAACAATTATGCGAAACAGGCACATTAACGACCAGCTCAGGCAAGCAACTGGCCATCCATGCAGATACCATTTGTGTGCATGGCGATGGCGCTCATGCTGTAGATGCCGTAACGCGCATCCGTACATTGGTTGATCGACAAAATCAGACAAATGCGAAATAA
- a CDS encoding TRAP transporter large permease codes for MDMMWISILLAFAMLALLSLGVWVSFTLIAIGGLGLILSENYQVDLLFATSSWGASTAWSLTALPLFIWMGEVLFRTRLSEDLFKGLSPWLGGVPGKLLHVNILSCGIFAAVSGSSAATAATIGRMTLPELRKQGYSDRMAIGTLAGSGTLGLLIPPSIILIVYGVAAEVSIARLFIAGALPGLLLVSLFMGFTMIWGHLHKDELPKTTGHETSWSARIKGLRKLLPVMGLIGFVLGSIYGGITTPTEAAALGVAGALVLAALTGSLSRHSFMDSLLGAVKSSCMIGFILIGAHFLTLAMGFLGIPKALALWISGMSLSPMELILYLTVLFVILGCFLDGISVVVLTVAVILPMVQAANIDLLWFGIFIVLVVEMSQITPPVGFNLFVIQALTGKNILYVAKAALPFFLLIGVAILLISIFPEIVTYLPTTMSQN; via the coding sequence ATGGATATGATGTGGATTTCTATCCTGTTGGCATTTGCCATGCTTGCCCTTTTGTCACTGGGTGTTTGGGTGTCTTTTACCCTAATCGCCATTGGTGGTTTGGGCTTAATTCTTTCTGAAAACTATCAAGTGGATTTGCTTTTTGCGACCTCAAGCTGGGGGGCAAGTACTGCGTGGTCACTGACCGCTTTGCCATTGTTCATTTGGATGGGGGAGGTGCTATTTCGTACGCGCTTATCTGAGGATTTATTCAAAGGTCTGTCGCCTTGGTTAGGTGGCGTTCCGGGTAAATTGCTGCATGTAAATATTCTTAGTTGTGGCATTTTTGCTGCGGTATCGGGCTCTTCTGCAGCCACCGCTGCGACAATAGGGCGCATGACCTTGCCTGAACTTCGCAAACAAGGTTACAGCGATCGTATGGCCATCGGCACCTTAGCAGGCTCTGGAACATTGGGGCTGTTAATTCCACCATCGATTATTTTGATTGTTTATGGTGTGGCGGCAGAAGTGTCTATCGCACGCTTGTTTATCGCTGGCGCTTTGCCGGGGTTATTACTTGTATCTTTGTTTATGGGCTTCACCATGATCTGGGGACACCTACATAAAGACGAATTACCTAAAACAACAGGCCATGAAACTAGCTGGTCTGCACGCATTAAAGGCTTGCGCAAACTATTGCCTGTCATGGGTTTAATTGGCTTTGTTTTAGGTTCTATTTACGGCGGTATTACGACGCCAACAGAAGCCGCGGCTTTGGGCGTAGCGGGCGCTTTGGTGCTTGCTGCACTCACAGGCTCATTAAGTCGTCATAGCTTTATGGACAGCTTATTAGGTGCCGTAAAAAGTTCTTGTATGATTGGTTTCATCTTGATCGGCGCGCACTTTCTAACATTGGCAATGGGCTTCTTGGGCATACCTAAAGCCTTGGCTTTGTGGATTTCGGGCATGTCTTTGTCACCTATGGAATTGATCCTATACCTCACCGTGTTATTCGTGATTTTAGGCTGTTTCTTAGATGGTATTTCTGTAGTCGTGCTGACCGTTGCGGTCATCTTACCTATGGTACAAGCAGCGAATATTGACCTGTTGTGGTTTGGTATTTTCATTGTATTAGTGGTGGAAATGTCGCAAATCACCCCACCCGTTGGCTTCAACCTCTTTGTGATTCAGGCCCTGACAGGGAAGAACATTTTGTATGTAGCAAAAGCTGCCTTACCGTTCTTTTTACTTATTGGCGTGGCCATTCTGTTAATTAGTATCTTTCCTGAAATTGTGACCTATTTACCAACAACCATGTCTCAAAACTAA
- a CDS encoding TRAP transporter small permease, with amino-acid sequence MSQLKEKLYLCSGLLSGLCIVIITSLLLAQIVGRLFGFIVPSAEDFAGYALAASTFLGLAYTFREGGHIRVTLLIQRFSPVPRKIQEGAILILSLALLSYLSYACCYMVYESYIYEEVSYGYIPVPLWIPQLPVAIGVIALNLAILDALISVLGGKQPTYSEQEDALSLEEI; translated from the coding sequence ATGAGCCAATTAAAAGAAAAACTTTACCTCTGCTCTGGCCTGCTGTCCGGTTTGTGTATCGTTATTATTACCTCGCTTTTATTAGCACAAATCGTCGGTCGTTTATTCGGTTTTATTGTCCCCTCTGCAGAAGACTTCGCAGGCTATGCACTTGCGGCATCGACCTTTCTTGGATTGGCTTATACCTTCCGTGAAGGCGGCCATATTCGAGTCACCTTGCTGATTCAACGATTTTCTCCGGTACCTCGCAAGATTCAAGAAGGCGCGATTCTAATCCTATCCTTAGCGTTATTGAGCTATTTATCCTATGCCTGCTGTTACATGGTTTACGAGTCCTATATTTATGAAGAAGTATCATATGGCTACATTCCTGTGCCACTTTGGATACCTCAACTGCCTGTTGCCATTGGTGTCATCGCACTCAACCTAGCTATTTTGGATGCATTAATCTCAGTACTTGGTGGTAAACAACCTACTTACAGTGAACAAGAAGACGCCCTGTCTTTGGAGGAAATCTAA
- a CDS encoding TRAP transporter substrate-binding protein, whose product MSKLSNALIVSGIALGGLTSTASFAEKWHMPTPYGDGNLQTQIAYTFAKEVQDNSDLEITVHSGGSLVKHPEIPRAVKTGQVQMGEMFLGILGNENPIYKHDNIPFLATSFEDAKKLWEAAKPSIAKELDKDGMMLLYTVAWPAQSLYSKDAVNTLSDLKGQKMRAYSPTQSRLADLMNTTPMTIQTPDIPQAFSTGIIQAMITSPSTGVDSQAWDYVNHYTDVKAWIPKNIVVVNKRSFRRLDKATQQIVLDAAKHAEAAGWTQIAARAAKDKATLVENGMMVSDPSSQLVEELKAIGKTMTEEWKAEAPKEIGEILTRYQN is encoded by the coding sequence ATGTCAAAGTTATCCAATGCATTAATTGTTAGCGGCATCGCTCTTGGCGGTCTGACCTCTACAGCCAGTTTTGCTGAAAAATGGCATATGCCAACGCCTTACGGTGATGGCAACCTGCAAACGCAAATCGCTTATACCTTTGCGAAAGAGGTCCAAGACAATAGCGACCTTGAAATTACTGTTCACTCTGGTGGCTCTTTGGTAAAACACCCTGAAATTCCACGTGCAGTAAAAACGGGGCAGGTACAAATGGGCGAAATGTTCTTGGGGATTTTGGGTAATGAAAACCCGATCTACAAGCACGATAATATTCCGTTCTTGGCAACGTCTTTTGAAGATGCTAAAAAATTGTGGGAAGCAGCTAAGCCATCTATTGCTAAAGAACTTGATAAAGACGGCATGATGTTGCTTTACACTGTTGCATGGCCAGCGCAGAGCCTTTACAGCAAAGATGCAGTGAACACTTTGTCAGACCTAAAAGGCCAGAAAATGCGCGCTTATAGCCCAACGCAATCTCGTCTTGCTGATTTGATGAACACCACGCCAATGACGATCCAAACCCCAGACATTCCTCAAGCTTTTAGCACTGGTATCATTCAAGCCATGATTACATCACCGTCAACAGGTGTTGATAGTCAAGCTTGGGATTATGTGAATCACTACACAGATGTAAAAGCGTGGATTCCAAAAAACATTGTGGTGGTCAACAAGCGCTCATTCCGTCGTTTGGATAAAGCCACTCAACAAATCGTACTAGACGCTGCCAAGCACGCTGAGGCAGCTGGTTGGACTCAAATTGCAGCGCGCGCGGCGAAGGACAAAGCTACCTTGGTTGAAAACGGCATGATGGTATCAGACCCGTCTTCTCAGTTAGTTGAAGAATTAAAAGCCATCGGTAAAACAATGACAGAAGAGTGGAAAGCAGAAGCACCAAAAGAGATTGGTGAAATCCTAACTCGCTACCAAAACTAA